The Microbacterium sp. SORGH_AS_0862 region GATCGCGTCGCACCGTCGCCGTAGGGTTGTCCGGTGATCGTGGAACGCCTGAGTCTCGTCGACTTCCGTAACTACGAACACGCCGATCTCGAGTTCACGCGTGGCGCGAACCTGCTCGTCGGTCGCAACGGCCAGGGCAAGACCAACCTCGCCGAGGCCGTGACGTATCTCGCGACCCTCGGCTCGCACCGCGTGTCGGCCGACGCGCCCCTGGTGCGTTCGGGAGCGGATGCAGCGTTCGTCCGCGCCCGACTCGGCCACGGCGAACGCCACATCCAGCTCGAGATCCAGATCAACAAGCAGGGATCGAACAAGGCACGTGTCGGTGGCGCTCCGGTGCGCTCCGCGGAACTGCCGCGCTACGCGCAGGTCGTGCTGTTCGCTCCCGAGGATCTGCAGATCGTGCGGGGAGACCCCTCCGCTCGGCGGCGGTTCGCCGACCAGTTGCTCGTTCAGCTGTCCCCCCGCCTCGCCGGGGTCATCGCGGACTACGACCGCGTGCTCAAGCAGCGCACCGCACTGCTGAAATCCGCCCGCGCCCGAGGTTTGCGCGGCGACGCGCTCCCGACCCTGGACGTCTGGGACGACAAGCTCATCGCCCTCGGTACCGAGATCATCGAGGCACGCGCTCGGCTCGCCGCCGACCTGCATCCGCACCTCGTCGCCGCTTACGCCGCGATCGCCGGCGCGGATCACTCCCCCGAGCTGGAGTGGGCCAACTCCATCGCCGGCTTCGATCCGGAGGAAGGCGACGATCAGCGCGTCGCCTCCGGCGCGGTGACCGCCGAGGCCTTCCGTGCCGCGCTCGCGGCGAAGCGCTCCGCGGAGTTCGACCGCGGTGTGACGCTGGTCGGTCCGCACCGTGACGACCTCATGCTCCGCATCCGCTCGCTCCCCGTGAAGGGATACGCCTCGCACGGCGAGTCCTGGTCCGTGGCGCTGGCGCTGCGTCTCGCCTCCGCACAGCTGCTGCGCGCGGACTCGCTGCTGGGAGATCCCATCGTGATCCTCGATGACGTCTTCGCCGAGCTCGATGCCGACAGACGGATGCGGCTCGCATCCCTCGTCGCGGACTTCGAGCAGGTCGTGGTGACCGCCGCGGTCGAGGCGGATGTTCCCGAAGAACTCCGCGGACGCACGGTGCGCGTCGAGGCCGGCCGCATCCTCGAGGTCAGTGACGATGAGTGACGAGGACGAGGTCCCCGAGACCCTCGCCACCTACCTGCGGCTGCGCGGACTCGAGCCGACGACGCGTCGCGGTGCGAAGAAGCGCACACGTCGCGGGAACGGAGACGAGGACGCGCCGTTCACACCCGGTCGCGACCCGCACGGGGTCGGCGACGTGCTCGCACACTGGACCAAACAGGCCGGATGGGACCCGCTTCTCGCACGCGCGGACCTCGTGCGGCAGTGGGAGCTCGTCGCCGGCGAGGAGACCGCCAGGCACACCCGCCCTGTGGGACTGGATGCGGGAGTGCTCACCGTGCAGTGCGACTCGACCGCCTGGGCGAAACAGCTGCGCCTCATGCGCACGCACATCGTGACGACCATCGCGCAGCGGTTCCCGGATGCGGGTGTCCAGAACGTCCGCTTCGTCGGCCCGGACGTCCCCTCCTGGAAATGGGGTCCCAGAGCCGTTCCAGGGCGCGGTCCCCGGGATACCTACGGATGAGACACGTACGGACGTATCCCGCGTCCGTTTACGACGCCACACGGGCGTACACGCCCCGTGAGGAGCCTCCGCTTGATAGACTGGGACGGTCCGTCTACTAGAACCGGAGCGCTCGAAACCTATGACGTCCCCCACCCCCTCCAGCGTTCCCAACGACGGACAGAGCACCCCCGAACCGGTCCGGAACGACTACGGGGCAGACGCGATCCAGGTTCTCGAGGGACTCGAGGCCGTCCGCAAGCGCCCCGGCATGTACATCGGCTCCACCGGACCGCGCGGACTCCACCACCTCGTGTACGAGATCGTCGACAACTCCGTCGATGAAGCTCTTGCCGGATACTGCGACCGCATCGAGGTCACGATCCTCCCCGACGGCGGCGTGCGTGTCGTCGACAACGGTCGAGGCATCCCCGTCGACATCCACAAGACAGAGGGCAAGTCCACGGTCGAGGTCGTGCTGACCGTCCTCCACGCCGGCGGAAAGTTCGGCGGCGGCGGCTACGCGGTCTCCGGCGGTCTGCACGGCGTCGGCTCGTCCGTCGTGAACGCGCTGTCGACGAGGCTCGAGGTCGCCGTCAAGCGCCAGGGCTACGAGTGGAACCAGTCGTACGCCAACGGTGGCGTGCCGCAGGCTCCGCTCGCCCAGGGCGCGGCGACCGAGTCCACCGGAACGACCATCACCTTCTGGCCGGATCCCGCGATCTTCGAGACGGTCGACTTCGACTACGACACGCTGCGCACCCGCTTCCAGCAGATGGCGTTCCTGAACAAGGGCCTCACCATCACCGTGCGCGACGAGCGAGCCGACCACACGGTCGACGAGGAGATCGACGGCAAGGTCACCACCGTCCAGCCGCACGACGAGTTCCTCTACGAGCGCGGCCTCGTCGACTACGTCGAGTACCTCAATCGCGTACGCAAGGCGGATGCGGTCAACGACGAGATCATCGACTTCGAGTCCGAGGACACCGAGCGCCACATCGCGCTCGAGCTCGCGATGCAGTGGACGACCTCCTATACGGAGAACGTCTTCACCTACGCGAACACGATCAACACGCACGAGGGTGGAACCCACGAGGAGGGCTTCCGCGCGGCGCTCACGACCCTCGTGAACAAGTACGCCCGCGCGCAGAACCTGCTCAAGGAGAAGGACGACAACCTCTCCGGCGACGACGTGCGCGAGGGGCTCACGGCTGTCATCTCCGTCAAGCTGTCTGAGCCGCAGTTCGAGGGTCAGACCAAGACGAAGCTGGGCAACACCGAGGCGAAGGCGTTCGTGCAGAAGGTCGTCGGCGATCAGCTCGGCGACTGGTTCGACCGCAACCCGCAGCAGGCGAAGAACATCGTCCGCAAGGCCATCGACGCCGCGACCGCTCGGATGGCGGCCCGCAAGGCCCGCGAGACCGCCCGACGCAAGAGCGTGTTCGAGTCGGCCTCCATGCCCGACAAGCTCAAGGACTGCACGAGCAAGGACCCGTCCATCAGCGAGATCTTCCTCGTCGAGGGTGACTCGGCCGGCGGTTCCGCCGTGCAGGGTCGCGACCCGCACACGCAGGCGATCCTGGCGCTGCGCGGCAAGATCCTCAACGTCGAGCGTGCTCGGCTCGACCGCGCCCTCGGCAACAACGAGGTGCAGGCCATGATCCAGGCGTTCGGCACGGGCATCGGCGAGGACTTCTCGATCGAGAAGGCGCGCTATCACAAGATCGTGCTCATGGCCGATGCCGATGTGGACGGTCAGCACATCACGACGCTGCTGCTCACCCTGCTGTTCCGTTACATGCGCGGGCTTATCGAGGCCGGCTACGTGTACCTGGCGCAGCCGCCGCTCTACCGTCTGAAGTGGTCCAACTCACCGCACGAGTACGTCTACAGCGACGTCGAGCGCGATGCGCTGCTCGCTGAGGGCCTGGCGGCAGGACGCCGCATCCCCAAGGAGAACGGCATCCAGCGCTACAAGGGTCTCGGCGAGATGAACGCCAAGGAGCTGTGGGAGACCACCATGGATACGACCACCCGTACCCTCCTGCAGGTGACGATCGACGACGCCGCCGCGGCCGACGAGATCTTCTCCACGCTCATGGGCGAGGACGTCGAATCCCGCCGCCACTTCATCCAGCGCAACGCCAAGGACGTCCGGTTCCTCGACATCTGATGGCACGGGATGCGGCGCGAGCCGCATCGATCAGATGACACGACACCGACGCAGAGAAGAAGAGACGAATGACTGACGAAGAGCGTCCGACGACGGAGCCCGCCGAGCACGACCACGGTCGCATCGACCAGGTCGACCTGCAGTCCGAGATGCAGCGCAGCTACCTCGACTATGCGATGAGCGTGATCGTCGGCCGCGCGCTGCCCCGCGTGGAGGACGGCCTCAAGCCCGTGCACCGCCGCGTGATCTACGGCATGTACGACGGCGGCTTCCGCCCCGACAAGTCGTTCTCGAAGTGCGCCCGCGTCGTCGGCGAGGTCATGGGTCAGTACCACCCGCACGGCGACTCCCCCATCTACGAGGCGCTCGTGCGTCTCGTCCAGCCGTGGTCGCTGCGCTACCCGCTGGCCCTCGGCCAGGGAAACTTCGGCTCCCCCGGCAACCAGGGAGCCGCAGCCCCCCGGTACACCGAGACCAAGATGGCCCCGCTCGCGCTCGAGATGGTGCGAGACATCGAGGAAGACACCGTCGACTTCGTCGACAACTACGACGGGCAGACGCAGGAGCCGGTCGTGCTGCCGGCGCGCTTCCCGAACCTGCTCGTCAACGGATCCGTCGGCATCGCGGTCGGCATGGCGACCAACATCCCGCCGCACAACCTGCGCGAGGTCGCCGATGGTGTGCTGTGGGCGCTGGATCACCCGGAGGCGACGCAGGAGGAACTGCTCGAGGCTCTCATCCAGCGCATCAAGGGTCCCGACTTCCCGACCTCCGCGCAGATCCTCGGCACGCGCGGCATCATCGAGGCGTACCGCACCGGTCGCGGCTCCATCACGATGCGCGCCGTCGTCAACATCGAGGAGATCCAGGGCCGCACGTGCCTGGTGATCACCGAGCTGCCGTACCAGGTCAACCCCGACAACGTCGCCGTCAAGATCCGCGACCTCGCCCGCGACGGCAAGATCACCGGCATCGCCGACATCCGTGATGAGTCGAGCGACCGCACCGGTCAGCGACTGGTGGTCGTCCTCAAGCGGGATGCGGTCGCCAAGGTCGTCCTCAACAACCTGTACAAGCACACGCAGCTGCAGGACAACTTCGGCGCCAACATGCTGGCGATCGTCGACGGCGTGCCGCGCACGCTTTCGCTCGACGGGTTCGTCTCGTACTGGATCACGCACCAGATCGACGTGATCGTGCGCCGCACGGCCTTCCGCCTGCGCAAGGCAGAAGAGCGCATGCACATCCTGCGCGGCTACCTGAAGGCGCTGGACGCGCTGGACGAGGTCATCGCCCTCATCCGTGCGTCCGCGACGGTCGACGACGCGCGCGGCGGACTGAAGAAGCTGCTGGACATCGACGACATCCAGGCGGATGCCATCCTCCAGATGCAGCTGCGCCGCCTGGCTGCGCTCGAGCGGCAGAAGATCATCGACGAGGCCGAGGAGCTGCAGGCGCAGATCGCGGACTACCAGGACATCCTGGCCACGCCCGCGCGCCAGCGCACCATCGTGCGCGAGGAGCTGACGGAGATCGTCGCGAAGTACGGCGACGAGCGACGCACGCAGATCCTCTACGGGTTCGACGGCGACATGTCGGTGGAAGATCTCATCCCGGAAGAGGAGATGGTGATCACCATCACCCGTGCCGGCTACATCAAGCGCACGCGCAGCGACAACTACCGCTCGCAGCACCGTGGCGGCAAGGGCGTCAAGGGTGCTCAGCTGCGCGCCGACGACGTGGTCGAGCATTTCTTCGTCACCACGACGCACCACTGGCTGCTGTTCTTCACGAACCAGGGCCGCGTCTACCGCGCGAAGGCCTACGAGGTCCCCGAGGCCGGCCGGGATGCGAAGGGTCAGCACGTCGCCAACCTTCTCGCGCTGCAGCCGGATGAGGAGATCGCACAGATCCTCGACATCCGGGACTACGCCGTCGCGACGTACCTCGTGCTCGCCACCCGTGGCGGACTCGTCAAGAAGACGCGACTCACGGAGTACGACACGAACCGACAGGGCGGCGTCATCGCCATCCGTCTGCGCGAGGAGGACGAGCTCGTCAGCGCGCTGCTGGTCGATGAGAGCGATGACATCCTGCTCGTGAGCCGACACGGGATGTCGCTGCGGTTCACGGCGACGGATGCGTCGCTGCGACCCATGGGCCGGTCCACGGAGGGCGTCAAGGGGATGTCGTTCCGCGGCACCGACAGCCTGCTGTCGGCATCCGTCGCCTGCGTCGACGGCGACGTGTTCGTGGTCACCGAGGGCGGGTACGCGAAGCGCACGGATGTGGATCAGTACCGCGTCCAGAGCCGCGGCGGACTGGGCATCAAGGTGGCCAAACTGCACGAGGATCGGGGCGATCTGGCGGGCGCTCTGATCGTCGGAGACGACGACGAGGTCCTTGTGGTTCTTGCCAGTGGCAAGGTGGTACGCTCTGCCGTGGCCGAGGTCCCTGCGAAGGGTCGCGACACCATGGGCGTCGTTTTCGCCCGACCGGATGATGACGACCGGATCATCGCGATCGCCCGCAACAGCGAGCGGCGTCTTGCGGATGCGGCGGATGCCGATGCATCCCAGGAGACCGAGCCGGCCGCCACCGTTTCCGAGGAGAGTACTGACGCATGAGCACGGTAGCCGACAAGCTCGCCAAGAAGTCGAGCAGCAAGACGAGCGCCAAGCAGGTTCGTCTCCGCCTCGTCTACGTCGACTTCTGGTCGGCCGTGAAGCTGTCGTTCCTGGCGGCCGTCGCCCTGGCGATCGTCACGGTCGTGTCGTTCCTGCTGGTCTACCTGGTCGTGCAGACGACTGGTCTGATCGGTCAGGCCGACGAGTTCTTCAAGTCGTTCTCGGACGGTTCGCTCTCGCTCAGCCAGTTCGTCGGGCTCCCGCAGGTCATGGCCTTCGCGGCCGTGGTTGCGATCCTGAACCTCATCGTCGTGACGGTGCTCGGTGCCGTCGTCGCAGGCATCTACAACCTCGCGGTCAAGGTCACCGGCGGTCTGCTGGTGGGCTTCACCTCCAACTGACCGCGATTGGTCAAACCGGTCCGCATCCGGTAAAGTCTTGGAGGTTGGCGCCGCGAGGCGCCGAACGGGGCTATAGCTCAGGCGGTTAGAGCGCTTCACTGATAATGAAGAGGTCCCAGGTTCAAGTCCTGGTAGCCCCACCACCCTTCTCACGGGGCCTTAGCTCAGTTGGTAGAGCGCCTGCTTTGCAAGCAGGATGTCAGGAGTTCGAATCTCCTAGGCTCCACAGTTTGTCTTTCCTCCGGATCCTCGGATCGCGATCGGATCCCGATCGTTCCTCGGTTCGCGGCTCGTCCGACGACGCAGTAGCGTCGAGCGTATGCCCGACGCACCCCCTCCCGTCCGCGCGGAACGCCTGACGTGGCCGGACGCGGCACGCGGGCTACCTCTGGGCGCTCGTCGTGCTCTTCATCGCCGTCTGGCCCACCCGGCGGGTCCCGGCGTGGATCGTCGTCTCGGTGGGTGCGGTCATCAGCATCGCCGCTCCCTTCGTCCTCGACCAGCCGTCGTCGGCTCCGTGCTTCTCGGACCGACCGGTCCCTATGGACTCGCCGATCCGCTCACCTCGACGGTGGGTGTCGCGGCGATGGTCGCCATCATCAGCACCGTCGCCTACCAGCGGTGGATCGTGGTCTTCCGTCGGATCGGGATGCGGTGGCTGTTCAGCATGCCCGCGCGCTGGTTCCACGCGCCTGTGCGCAGCTGAACGTGACGCCGATCGCACGCGAGAGCCCCGCGCCTCACGTGCGGGGCTCTCGCGTCATCCTTCAGTCGCGTTCAGCGCTCGCGAGCTCATCCTCGCCCGCATCCGCCTCGATGACGATCTCGCGAACCACCTGACGGACGCCGAGACCGCTGCGCTGCCCACCGTCGCGGCTCGCGGCGCCCATCATGCCGCCGGGCGTCATCATGCGGGAGCCGGCTGCCGCGGCATGGGAGCTGCCGACGCTCGCCGCCGTCGCGGCGGATGCTGCGGCACCCGTGCCCATGATCGACGACGGGCTGCCCGTGCCGCCTCCGGCGCCGGCGACGGCCGCGCCGCCGGTTCCGTACGCCCCGCCTGATCCGATGCCGCCGCCGTCGACGGAACCGTGGACCGCACCGGCGGAGACGGTTTCCGAGGCCCGCAGACCCGAGCGTCGACCCGTCAGCCGTCAGAGTGCCTTCCGCCCCGACGCCCGTGGAGACGACCGCGGTCGGCGTGAAGTGCCAGTCGTCGGCCTTCTGACCGGCGCTGACGAGATTCGCCTGCGCGGTGTTGCCGAGTCGAGTGGCGCCGGAGGCATCGACGACGTCGCCCGCGGTGATCGTTGCGGACGTGGCCCCGCCACCGAGGATGGTCGAGCTCAGCCGCTCGGTGCTCTTGAACAGTGAGCCGAGCTGCTGCACGAAGCCCACGAGGGACTTCACCGAGCGCACGACCTGCGTGAGGGGGCGCACCACCTTGTTGACCAGCTGGTTGACCTTGGTGACGACGCGGGCGATCGCGTAGCCGATGCCGAGGCCGAAGGATGCGGCGACGACCGCCATGGCTTCGATCGCCGTGGCGACGACCTGCGAGATGGCGTTCTTCACGACGCCCTGCATCTTGGCGACGAGCGATGAGGCGTTGCGCAGACCACCGGCCGCGGCATCCGCCCAGTCGCCGGATGCGGCGATGTGCTGGGCGGTGTCCTGCGCGAAGCGCACGTAGGTGCGCACCGTGTCGCCGCTGAGGCCGTCGAGATCCGACAGCCGGGTCACGAGCGTGTTGCCGGTCTCGCGCAGCGCGCTGCCGGCGTTCGTCCACTGCTGCGCGACGGCGGCGACGTTGGCCTCACTGCCGGCCAGCTGGTCGAGCCAGGTGCTCAGCGGCTTGAGATACTTCATCACCCAGCCGAGGCCGATGCTCGCGAGCGTTCCGATGGGATCCGCGAGAGCGGCCGCGGCGTTGCCCAGTGTGTCGAGGAAGGCGAGTCCTCCCTCGAGCCAATCGCCGTTGCGCACGGCCTGCGAGAGGGCGTGGCCGGAATCGAGGAGCTTGCTGCCGGAGTACGGCGAGGCGAAGGAGGAGCCGGATGCGGCGAGGGCGGCGGGAGTGGTCATGACAGGCCCAGCGCATTCTCGAGGTCGCGGAGGGTGGTGACCGTGTCGTCCTCGAACTGCTCCCACTGCGCGGCGGTGCTGCGCAGCTCCCCCGCGGTGCGAAGGAGTAGCGACTGATCGGCGCCGAAGAGGCCGGTGGCCGCCGCGGACATCGCCATCGAGGGGGGAACGAGGAAGGCGCACAGGATGCCGAACGCGTTGGAGGCCAGATCGCCTCCCTTCAGCATCGAGATGGCGCCGGTGACGTCATCGGCGAGCGAGGTGACCAGCGCGGCATGTTGCCGGAGCCGATCGAAATCAAGCGTGATGTTCTCGGTCATTCGAGGCTCTTTCGGACGTATCAGGGGGTGTCGGTGGAGCGGAGCTGTTCGGTGACGGGGTCGTCGTCTCCGAGGAGTTCGGCGACGGCGTCGATCGTGGCTGCGTGAGCGTTCTTCTCCGCGGACACGATGGTGGCGAGGATGTCGGAGGCGAGTCGTTGCGCGCCTCGGGCGAGGGCCGTCTCGCCCAGGCGGAGGGTCTGGACGCGGCCCGTCGAGTCGACCTGCACGTACACGTCGCGCGCGGTGGACCAGGCGGAGCCCCGGATCGCGGAAACCGTGGCTTCGAAGGCGGGCATCTTCGCGGCGCGCTCAGCGCTCTGACGGACGTCGCGCTCGATCTGCGCAAGAGATTCATCGGGGTCCAGAGGCACGCGGTCACGCTAGCGAAGCGTGGTGAACGGCAGCGCGAGTTATCCACACCCCGGTAAAGTCACGTCATGGATATGCGTGTCGCCGCCTACGCGATCATCACCGACGACGCCGGACGCATTCTGCTGGCTCACTGGAACGAGGGCCGGCGGAGTGCCTGGGCGCTGCCGGGCGGGGGTCTCGAGGACGGGGAGGACCCCGAACGGGCCGTGCGGCGCGAGGTGCGCGAAGAGACCGGCTACCGTGTCGCCGTCGACGAGCTGCTCGGCATCGATTCGCGGGTCATCCCCGCCGCGAAGCGCCTCTCCGAGACTGCGTCCGCGTTGCATACCCTGCGCATCGTGTACCGCGCACACATCACGGGCGGACGCCTGCGCAACGAGGTGGGCGGGTCCACCGATCGCGCGGAGTGGTTCACGCCGGAGGAGGCCGACGCTCTCCGCCGCGTGCGGCTCGTCGACATCGGACGTCGGATGGCCGGAGGGGACGCGGCGCCGACGCAGCCGTGACCTTCGGCACGTATGATCGCCGGACGTGCAGTGAGGATGATCAGTGGTGCGATGGCGTGTTCTGTCCGCGGCGGCCGTGATGGTCGCAGCTCTCGGAATCGGCGGGTGCGCGGCGAGCGAGCCGCAGCCGTCCGCCTCGAACGGTGAGACCGCGGTCCCGACTGCTCCGCCCAACACCCTCGCCGCGGAGGATGTCCAGACCGTCGTCGATCGCTGTGCGACAGCGCTGGCGACCGACACCGCGTCCCTCAGCGCCGAACTCTCGGCGGCGAGCCAGCCGGCGGCCGAGGCCGCGCTCTTCTTCGCGACGTCGAACCAGTGCATGGATATCCCCGCGGCTCTGCCGCGGACGGACGTCGCATCCTTCGCCTCACCTCTGAGTTTCATCGAGCAGCCCTGCGAGGGTCGCACAGTGGTCTCCTTCTGGGCCCACTACGACGATGACCTGATCTTCGGCAACCCGGTGATCGACGATGAGCTGGGCAGCGGCGCCTGCGTTCGCACCTTCTTCTTCACGTACTCGGATGCGGGGGAAGGGGAATCCACGTACGCGAGCGAACGCGAGAAGGGCATCCGAGCCGCGTACGACGCGATGCTGGGGCGCAGCGGGGCGTGGGTCGACCGGTCGGTGACGCTGGTCAGCGGCATGACGGTCACGATGACAAAGCCGAGCGACGATGACCGCGTCTCGCTCCTCTTCCTGCGTCTTCCGGATGGCGGGCTCAGCGGTACGACGTTCATCTACACCGGGCAGCAGACGCTCGAGAAGCTCCTGAGCGGAGAGCTCCCTTCGTTGCGCACGATCGACGCGGGGAGATCGGTGTCGGTCTCAACGTTGGAGAAGTCGGTCTCCGAGATCCTCACGGGCTACGCGCCGGAACGTGTACTCACGCACCTGCCCAAGGCGGCGGCCGAGTCGGCCGGCGACCACCCCGATCACTCCTCGGTCGGCACGCTCGTCTCGAGCGCCGTGGATGCCGGAGCCGCGGGCAACGCGCAGGTCGAGTACGCAGTCGGCTATCCGTCGGCCGAGAGACCCGCGAACATCGCCGGGACGGAACTGGACCGCAAGGCGGCGCTGTTCGCCGTGTATGCGGCACACGATCCCGTGATCGGTTGCTCGTCGGCCCAGACATGCCTCGCGCGGGCGCACTTCGGCGACTGGCTGCAGCGCGAGTATCTGATCACGCAGGCGGATCTGCGCCGATGAGGGACGCTGCGGCCGCTCAGAGAGGCTGGGAGATATCCGCCACGGTCGCGTCGAGCGCCTGAAGCAGGTCGTCGGCATCCACGAAGAGACTGAACCCGTGGGCGCCGGCGCCGAGCGCGATGCGGCGTCCACGGATCGATTCGTCGGCGAACACCGGCCAGGCGGTCGTGCTGCCGAGGGGCACGATGGTGCCGCGCTCGTAACCGGTTGCGGCCAGAGCGACATCGGCATCCGGCAGCTTCAGCTTGTTGACGCCCACGAGCTGGCGCAGTTTGGGCCAGGCGATGGCCCGGTCGCCCGGAATCAGGGCGAAGAGGAAAGTGTCGTCACTGCGTTTGACGACGAGCGTCTTGACGATGTCGACAGGCGAGATCCCCAGCAGGTCTGCCGCCTCGGGGAGGCTTCGTGCTTCGGGGCGCTCGCGTACCTCCACCGAAAGACCGAGGGCGGATGCGGCTTCCCGCACCCGCCTCGTCGGATCCTCGTTCACGCGTCGGGCGCGCTCAGCGGGTCGTCCGCGACCCACAACTCGTCGTCGGCCCGCAGCGTCTGCCAGGCGGCGTAGAGCACACCAGCCGCCGCGGCGACACCGAAGATGAGCGCGATCACGCCTCCGGCACCGATACCCCGCTTCTTCGGGGACTCGACGGCGAGGCGCTTGGCCAGCTTCTTCGAGGCCTGGGCGCCGTACTTGGCGGCCTTCTTCTTGTACGTGGCGGGGTCGAGGTCGATGCCGCGTCCGGCAGCGATGCGCGCGCGGGTGTCGCCCGCCGCATCCCACACCGAAAGGGCGCCGCCCACGAGCGCACCGGCGGCCGGAACGACCTTGTCGCTCAGCACGTGCTTCGAGATGTTGACACCGCGGTCCACGTACGGTGCCGCGTAGCGGTCGTACCCTTCGCGCACCGCGGGCACCAGGTGCTCGCGGTTGTAGTTGCCGAGCTGGCGGCCGGCTTCGCGGGCGATGTCCGCCGCTTCGCCGACGAGCACCTGCTGCGATTCCCACACCTTGTTGGCGTGGCCCTGGAGCTTCCGGAGCTCCTTCTTACGCTTGCGGCTGAGGCTCATGCGAGATCCCCCTAATCCGTGGGTAGTCGTGAGCCCATCTTGCCAGAGTGATCCGCTGTGCGCGGCAGGGCTTGCAGCGAACTCTGAGACAATGACAACATGCCTCAGCACACCGCCGTCGCCACCATTCACACCAACCACGGCGACATCGTCGTCAACCTGTTCGGGGACCACGCGCCCCGCACCGTGCAGAACTTCGTCGGCCTGGCCGACGGCACCGGGGAGTGGACCGACCCGTCCACCGGTCAGCCCGGTTCCGGCCCCCTCTACAACGGGGTCATCTTCCACCGCATCATCCCCGGTTTCATGATCCAGGGCGGCGACCCGCTCGGTCAGGGCGTGGGCGGTCCCGGCTACACGTTCAACGACGAGATCAACCCGGAGCTCACCTTCCAGAAGCCTTACCTGCTGGCCATGGCCAACGCCGGTCAGCGCCGCAACGCCATCACGGGCGCCGTCGAGGGCACGAACGGGTCGCAGTTCTTCATCACGACCGATCCCACTCCGTGGCTCCAGGGCAAGCACTCGATCTTCGGCGAGGTCGCGGACGACGCATCGCGCCAGGTCGTCGACGCGATCGCTCAGGTTCCCACCGGCGCCGGCGACCGCCCGGTCGAGCCCGTCGTGATCGAGTCGATCGACATCGCGCAGGTCTGACCACCCGCATCCCGTGACGAGCGAGAGCTTCGCGAGTAACCGCGAGAACTTCTGCTACCGGCATCCCGACCGTCAGAGCTTCGTGCTCTGTCAACGGTGCCTGCGAACCATCTGCCCCGAGTGTCAGACGCAGGCACCGGTCGGGGTGATCTGTCCGGAGTGCATGGCCGAGCAGCGGCGTGCCGCCACGCCCGCGCAGAAGAAGGCGCAGCGACGATGGGGCCGGTCGGCCCCCGTGGCGCTCGCCGGGGGCGGCGGTCGGCCGATCGTGACGTACACGATCATCGCCCTGTGCGCCGCCGTCTTCGTCCTCTCGTTCGGACTCCCGCTCACCCAGTGGCTCGGCTTCAGCGCCTTCTATCTCTACCCCCAGTTCACGGGCGAGTTCCAGCCGTGGCGGCTGCTCACAGCGAGCCTCGTGCACTCCGGCTTCTGGCACG contains the following coding sequences:
- the recF gene encoding DNA replication/repair protein RecF, whose amino-acid sequence is MIVERLSLVDFRNYEHADLEFTRGANLLVGRNGQGKTNLAEAVTYLATLGSHRVSADAPLVRSGADAAFVRARLGHGERHIQLEIQINKQGSNKARVGGAPVRSAELPRYAQVVLFAPEDLQIVRGDPSARRRFADQLLVQLSPRLAGVIADYDRVLKQRTALLKSARARGLRGDALPTLDVWDDKLIALGTEIIEARARLAADLHPHLVAAYAAIAGADHSPELEWANSIAGFDPEEGDDQRVASGAVTAEAFRAALAAKRSAEFDRGVTLVGPHRDDLMLRIRSLPVKGYASHGESWSVALALRLASAQLLRADSLLGDPIVILDDVFAELDADRRMRLASLVADFEQVVVTAAVEADVPEELRGRTVRVEAGRILEVSDDE
- a CDS encoding DUF721 domain-containing protein translates to MSDEDEVPETLATYLRLRGLEPTTRRGAKKRTRRGNGDEDAPFTPGRDPHGVGDVLAHWTKQAGWDPLLARADLVRQWELVAGEETARHTRPVGLDAGVLTVQCDSTAWAKQLRLMRTHIVTTIAQRFPDAGVQNVRFVGPDVPSWKWGPRAVPGRGPRDTYG
- the gyrB gene encoding DNA topoisomerase (ATP-hydrolyzing) subunit B, translated to MTSPTPSSVPNDGQSTPEPVRNDYGADAIQVLEGLEAVRKRPGMYIGSTGPRGLHHLVYEIVDNSVDEALAGYCDRIEVTILPDGGVRVVDNGRGIPVDIHKTEGKSTVEVVLTVLHAGGKFGGGGYAVSGGLHGVGSSVVNALSTRLEVAVKRQGYEWNQSYANGGVPQAPLAQGAATESTGTTITFWPDPAIFETVDFDYDTLRTRFQQMAFLNKGLTITVRDERADHTVDEEIDGKVTTVQPHDEFLYERGLVDYVEYLNRVRKADAVNDEIIDFESEDTERHIALELAMQWTTSYTENVFTYANTINTHEGGTHEEGFRAALTTLVNKYARAQNLLKEKDDNLSGDDVREGLTAVISVKLSEPQFEGQTKTKLGNTEAKAFVQKVVGDQLGDWFDRNPQQAKNIVRKAIDAATARMAARKARETARRKSVFESASMPDKLKDCTSKDPSISEIFLVEGDSAGGSAVQGRDPHTQAILALRGKILNVERARLDRALGNNEVQAMIQAFGTGIGEDFSIEKARYHKIVLMADADVDGQHITTLLLTLLFRYMRGLIEAGYVYLAQPPLYRLKWSNSPHEYVYSDVERDALLAEGLAAGRRIPKENGIQRYKGLGEMNAKELWETTMDTTTRTLLQVTIDDAAAADEIFSTLMGEDVESRRHFIQRNAKDVRFLDI
- the gyrA gene encoding DNA gyrase subunit A; this encodes MTDEERPTTEPAEHDHGRIDQVDLQSEMQRSYLDYAMSVIVGRALPRVEDGLKPVHRRVIYGMYDGGFRPDKSFSKCARVVGEVMGQYHPHGDSPIYEALVRLVQPWSLRYPLALGQGNFGSPGNQGAAAPRYTETKMAPLALEMVRDIEEDTVDFVDNYDGQTQEPVVLPARFPNLLVNGSVGIAVGMATNIPPHNLREVADGVLWALDHPEATQEELLEALIQRIKGPDFPTSAQILGTRGIIEAYRTGRGSITMRAVVNIEEIQGRTCLVITELPYQVNPDNVAVKIRDLARDGKITGIADIRDESSDRTGQRLVVVLKRDAVAKVVLNNLYKHTQLQDNFGANMLAIVDGVPRTLSLDGFVSYWITHQIDVIVRRTAFRLRKAEERMHILRGYLKALDALDEVIALIRASATVDDARGGLKKLLDIDDIQADAILQMQLRRLAALERQKIIDEAEELQAQIADYQDILATPARQRTIVREELTEIVAKYGDERRTQILYGFDGDMSVEDLIPEEEMVITITRAGYIKRTRSDNYRSQHRGGKGVKGAQLRADDVVEHFFVTTTHHWLLFFTNQGRVYRAKAYEVPEAGRDAKGQHVANLLALQPDEEIAQILDIRDYAVATYLVLATRGGLVKKTRLTEYDTNRQGGVIAIRLREEDELVSALLVDESDDILLVSRHGMSLRFTATDASLRPMGRSTEGVKGMSFRGTDSLLSASVACVDGDVFVVTEGGYAKRTDVDQYRVQSRGGLGIKVAKLHEDRGDLAGALIVGDDDEVLVVLASGKVVRSAVAEVPAKGRDTMGVVFARPDDDDRIIAIARNSERRLADAADADASQETEPAATVSEESTDA
- a CDS encoding DUF3566 domain-containing protein, with protein sequence MSTVADKLAKKSSSKTSAKQVRLRLVYVDFWSAVKLSFLAAVALAIVTVVSFLLVYLVVQTTGLIGQADEFFKSFSDGSLSLSQFVGLPQVMAFAAVVAILNLIVVTVLGAVVAGIYNLAVKVTGGLLVGFTSN